Proteins from one Camelina sativa cultivar DH55 chromosome 8, Cs, whole genome shotgun sequence genomic window:
- the LOC104707819 gene encoding protein NETWORKED 1C-like isoform X1, giving the protein MEIAAKSNSKPMYSWWWDSHYTPKNSKWLLENLAGMDNNVKQMIKVLEEDADSFARRAEMYYRKRPELMKLVEEFYRAYRALAERYNHATGVIHKAHQTISEAFPSQVPLIFGDESSHGGALTNDVDPQTPEMLPPFRARVGPDGLLKDIKRNIDFSEEAPFVSSGRARKGLNFNNLKASQSERASKADAELVALRDSLSKMQAEKEASLALFEKNLERLSNLESEVSRAQEDSRGLRDTAASAEAEIQTLRETLYKLESEKESSLLRYEKCLQKIADLEDGLSVAHKEAGGMNERASKAEAEILALKQSLAKAETEKEAALVQYRQCLDTISNLEERPRKAEEGTRIINERAEKAGVEVENLKETILNLIKDKEASELQFQQCLNIIADLKVKLHHAQEETQSLSHEIEDGVAKLKFSEEKCLVLERSNQNLHSELDGLLEKLVNQSLKFTEKQTELVKLWSCVQEEHLRFQEVETAFQTLQQLHSQSQEELNNLAVELQTSSQIMKDMEIRNSELHEEIEQAKVENKGLNELNLSSFASIKSLQEDVSSLKEIIRKLEADVELRVDQRNALQQEIYYLKEELSQVGKKNQSMVEQVELVGSSVKELQEETSTLKECNERVKSEKMTLSEKLASMDKLVQKNHMLEKSISDLNFELKSIRRKLKTLEEACQSLSEEKSCLVSENQQTAIENIILIEWLQQLKLEAVGIETEKKNLEGKANKIGDKLIDAETENMQLKRNLLFIRSDKDHLEDEIANVKDQLHEKEKELEEIKGEKEKLNQEVFKERRKAEYWESQAATFFCDKEIAAVHETLIEATTRELAEACKNLESKSASKDAVIEMLKRSQAIVLLNKSIKSLEDYVFVRRESEDEISKGTDSVDELPKLEDMCLRIKAVAEAIMEKEKLLILENTNAYSMLEASLKQIKELKTGVAGRSMRKQEGGNGKMRKQSHEIEMEMKDIVLDQTSDGSSYEIVSKKGTLELDHYGFVELKPVKTHKNETAARTAKGKSLSEESLVVDKVEIFDGFMDPNREVNKRKVVERLDSDLQNLENLQITVEVLKSKVDAVEKEKMKVGENEYETIKGQLEEADEAIEKLFNVNRKLTTKAESEKDIDRRQRISEQARRGSEKIVRLQQEIQRIQFMLMKLEGEREHRARTKVSDTKSKVLLRDYIYGGSRSVTMKKRTKKRSAFCGCVQQPQSP; this is encoded by the exons atggagatTGCGGCAAAGAGTAATTCGAAACCTATGTATTCATGGTGGTGGGATAGTCACTATACCCCTAAGAATTCTAAATGGCTTCTGGAGAATCTTGCTG GTATGGATAACAATGTGAAACAAATGATCAAGGTTCTTGAAGAAGATGCAGATTCTTTTGCTAGACGAGCAGAGATGTATTACCGTAAACGTCCTGAGCTTATGAAATTGGTTGAAGAGTTCTACCGTGCATATCGTGCATTAGCTGAAAGGTATAATCATGCAACTGGGGTTATACACAAGGCTCATCAGACTATATCAGAAGCGTTCCCTAGCCAAGTTCCTTTGATATTTGGCGATGAGTCGTCACATGGTGGTGCTTTGACAAATGATGTTGATCCACAGACACCGGAGATGCTTCCTCCTTTCCGAGCTCGGGTTGGCCCGGATGGGTTGCTAAAAGATATAAAGAGGAATATAGATTTTAGTGAAGAAGCTCCGTTTGTGAGTAGTGGGAGAGCAAGAAAGGGACTGAATTTTAATAATCTCAAGGCTTCACAATCTGAACGAGCTAGCAAAGCTGATGCTGAACTTGTTGCTTTAAGAGACTCCCTTTCTAAAATGCAGGCGGAAAAAGAAGCTAGCTTAGCACTgtttgagaagaatttggaGAGACTGTCCAATCTAGAATCTGAAGTATCTCGTGCACAAGAAGACTCAAGGGGACTTCGTGACACAGCCGCTAGTGCCGAAGCTGAGATCCAAACGCTCAGAGAAACTCTTTACAAACTGGAGTCTGAAAAGGAATCCAGCCTTCTTCGGTATGAAAAATGCCTGCAAAAGATCGCTGATTTGGAAGATGGACTCTCTGTAGCCCATAAGGAAGCTGGAGGAATGAATGAGCGAGCAAGCAAAGCTGAAGCTGAAATTCTCGCTTTGAAGCAAAGCCTTGCTAAAGCCGAAACTGAAAAGGAAGCTGCTCTTGTTCAATACAGGCAATGCTTGGATACGATATCTAACCTAGAAGAGAGACCGAGGAAGGCTGAGGAAGGTACAAGGATTATCAATGAGAGGGCTGAAAAGGCTGGGGTAGAAGTTGAAAACTTGAAGGAAACAATCTTGAATTTGATCAAGGACAAGGAAGCTTCTGAACTTCAGTTCCAACAGTGCCTGAATATAATTGCGGATCTAAAAGTCAAACTACACCATGCtcaagaagaaacacaaagtCTTAGCCATGAAATAGAGGATGGAGTCGCTAAGTTAAAGTTTTCTGAGGAGAAATGTCTTGTGCTTGAGAGATCAAATCAGAATCTTCACTCTGAGCTGGATGGTCTCTTGGAGAAACTGGTGAATCAAAGTCTGAAGTTCACCGAGAAGCAAACAGAGCTGGTCAAACTGTGGAGTTGTGTACAAGAAGAGCATTTGCGTTTCCAAGAAGTTGAGACGGCGTTTCAAACCCTACAGCAGTTGCACTCTCAGTCTCAGGAGGAGCTAAATAATTTGGCTGTGGAACTTCAAACCAGTTCTCAGATCATGAAAGACATGGAGATCCGAAACAGTGAGTTGCATGAGGAAATTGAGCAAGCAAAGGTCGAGAACAAAGGTCTCAATGAGCTCAATCTCTCTTCGTTTGCATCAATTAAAAGCTTACAAGAGGATGTCTCAAGCCTAAAGGAAATAATACGCAAACTTGAAGCAGATGTTGAGCTAAGAGTTGACCAGAGAAATGCTTTACAGCAAGAAATCTATTATCTTAAAGAGGAATTAAGTCAGGTAGGGAAGAAAAACCAGTCCATGGTAGAACAGGTGGAGTTAGTTGGGTCATCAGTCAAAGAGTTGCAGGAGGAGACCTCAACCTTAAAAGAATGCAATGAGAGAGTGAAAAGCGAAAAGATGACTCTTTCAGAGAAATTGGCAAGTATGGATAAGCTTGTTCAGAAAAACCATATGCTAGAAAAATCTATATCAGATTTGAATTTTGAGTTGAAATCAATCAGAAGGAAGCTGAAGACGTTGGAGGAAGCTTGTCAGTCACTCTCAGAAGAGAAATCATGCCTTGTATCTGAGAACCAACAAACTGCCATTGAGAACATTATCCTTATTGAATGGCTTCAGCAGCTTAAGTTAGAAGCAGTTGGTattgaaacagagaagaagaaccttGAGGGTAAGGCAAACAAGATTGGTGATAAGTTAATAGATGCAGAAACTGAGAATATGCAGCTGAAGAGAAACCTGCTTTTTATCAGATCAGACAAAGATCACTTAGAAGATGAAATTGCTAATGTGAAGGATCAGTTAcatgagaaggagaaggaacTTGAAGAAATCAAAGGGGAGAAAGAAAAGCTGAATCAAGAGGTTTTCAAAGAGAGGAGAAAGGCTGAATATTGGGAGTCTCAAGCTGCTACATTCTTTTGCGATAAGGAGATCGCAGCTGTACATGAAACATTGATCGAAGCGACGACACGTGAGCTAGCTGAAGCCTGCAAGAATCTTGAAAGCAAAAGCGCATCGAAAGATGCGGTTATTGAAATGCTTAAAAGAAGCCAAGCTATTGTCTTGTTGAATAAAAGCATTAAATCTTTGGAGGATTATGTTTTCGTGCGCCGtgaatctgaggatgaaatTTCAAAG GGTACTGATTCAGTGGATGAACTCCCCAAGCTGGAAGATATGTGTTTGAGAATCAAAGCAGTTGCAGAGGCAAtaatggagaaggagaagcttctgaTTCTTGAGAACACGAATGCCTACTCTATGCTTGAGGCAtcgttgaaacaaatcaaagaattaaaaacaGGCGTCGCCGGGAGAAGCATGAGGAAGCAAGAAGGAGGAAATGGCAAAATGCGGAAGCAGAGTCACGAAATCGAGATGGAAATGAAAGATATTGTGCTTGATCAAACGTCTGATGGATCTTCGTACGAGATTGTTAGTAAGAAAGGCACTTTGGAATTAGATCATTACGGTTTTGTTGAGCTAAAGCCAGTGAAGACTCACAAGAACGAAACTGCGGCTAGAACTGCAAAAGGTAAATCCTTGTCTGAAGAGTCACTGGTTGTCGATAAAGTAGAGATTTTCGACGGGTTCATGGATCCGAACAGAGAAGTAAACAAGAG GAAAGTTGTAGAAAGACTTGATTCGGATTTACAGAACCTGGAGAATCTTCAAATCACTGTAGAAGTTTTGAAAAGCAAAGTCGATGCAGTGGAGAAGGAAAAGATGAAAGTTGGAGAAAACGAGTATGAAACGATCAAAGGACAGCTCGAAGAAGCAGACGAAGCAATAGAGAAGCTGTTTAACGTCAATCGAAAGCTGACCACAAAAGCCGAATCAGAGAAGGATATTGATAGAAGACAGAGAATATCCGAACAAGCAAGAAGAGGATCAGAGAAGATTGTGAGGTTACAGCAGGAGATACAGAGGATTCAGTTTATGTTGATGAAGCTTGAAGGCGAGAGAGAGCATCGAGCTAGGACGAAGGTTTCTGATACCAAATCCAAAGTTCTTCTTCGTGACTATATCTATGGTGGATCTAGAAGCGTAACCATGAAGAAAAGGACGAAGAAGCGGTCTGCGTTTTGTGGTTGTGTTCAGCAGCCACAGTCTCCTTGA
- the LOC104707819 gene encoding protein NETWORKED 1C-like isoform X2: MEIAAKSNSKPMYSWWWDSHYTPKNSKWLLENLAGMDNNVKQMIKVLEEDADSFARRAEMYYRKRPELMKLVEEFYRAYRALAERYNHATGVIHKAHQTISEAFPSQVPLIFGDESSHGGALTNDVDPQTPEMLPPFRARVGPDGLLKDIKRNIDFSEEAPFVSSGRARKGLNFNNLKASQSERASKADAELVALRDSLSKMQAEKEASLALFEKNLERLSNLESEVSRAQEDSRGLRDTAASAEAEIQTLRETLYKLESEKESSLLRYEKCLQKIADLEDGLSVAHKEAGGMNERASKAEAEILALKQSLAKAETEKEAALVQYRQCLDTISNLEERPRKAEEGTRIINERAEKAGVEVENLKETILNLIKDKEASELQFQQCLNIIADLKVKLHHAQEETQSLSHEIEDGVAKLKFSEEKCLVLERSNQNLHSELDGLLEKLVNQSLKFTEKQTELVKLWSCVQEEHLRFQEVETAFQTLQQLHSQSQEELNNLAVELQTSSQIMKDMEIRNSELHEEIEQAKVENKGLNELNLSSFASIKSLQEDVSSLKEIIRKLEADVELRVDQRNALQQEIYYLKEELSQVGKKNQSMVEQVELVGSSVKELQEETSTLKECNERVKSEKMTLSEKLASMDKLVQKNHMLEKSISDLNFELKSIRRKLKTLEEACQSLSEEKSCLVSENQQTAIENIILIEWLQQLKLEAVGIETEKKNLEGKANKIGDKLIDAETENMQLKRNLLFIRSDKDHLEDEIANVKDQLHEKEKELEEIKGEKEKLNQEVFKERRKAEYWESQAATFFCDKEIAAVHETLIEATTRELAEACKNLESKSASKDAVIEMLKRSQAIVLLNKSIKSLEDYVFVRRESEDEISKGTDSVDELPKLEDMCLRIKAVAEAIMEKEKLLILENTNAYSMLEASLKQIKELKTGVAGRSMRKQEGGNGKMRKQSHEIEMEMKDIVLDQTSDGSSYEIVSKKGTLELDHYGFVELKPVKTHKNETAARTAKGKSLSEESLVVDKVEIFDGFMDPNREVNKRKVVERLDSDLQNLENLQITVEVLKSKVDAVEKEKMKVGENEYETIKGQLEEADEAIEKLFNVNRKLTTKAESEKDIDRRQRISEQARRGSEKIVRLQQEIQRIQFMLMKLEGEREHRARTKVSDTKSKVLLRDYIYGGSRSVTMKKRTKKRSAFCGCVQQPQSP, translated from the exons atggagatTGCGGCAAAGAGTAATTCGAAACCTATGTATTCATGGTGGTGGGATAGTCACTATACCCCTAAGAATTCTAAATGGCTTCTGGAGAATCTTGCTG GTATGGATAACAATGTGAAACAAATGATCAAGGTTCTTGAAGAAGATGCAGATTCTTTTGCTAGACGAGCAGAGATGTATTACCGTAAACGTCCTGAGCTTATGAAATTGGTTGAAGAGTTCTACCGTGCATATCGTGCATTAGCTGAAAGGTATAATCATGCAACTGGGGTTATACACAAGGCTCATCAGACTATATCAGAAGCGTTCCCTAGCCAAGTTCCTTTGATATTTGGCGATGAGTCGTCACATGGTGGTGCTTTGACAAATGATGTTGATCCACAGACACCGGAGATGCTTCCTCCTTTCCGAGCTCGGGTTGGCCCGGATGGGTTGCTAAAAGATATAAAGAGGAATATAGATTTTAGTGAAGAAGCTCCGTTTGTGAGTAGTGGGAGAGCAAGAAAGGGACTGAATTTTAATAATCTCAAGGCTTCACAATCTGAACGAGCTAGCAAAGCTGATGCTGAACTTGTTGCTTTAAGAGACTCCCTTTCTAAAATGCAGGCGGAAAAAGAAGCTAGCTTAGCACTgtttgagaagaatttggaGAGACTGTCCAATCTAGAATCTGAAGTATCTCGTGCACAAGAAGACTCAAGGGGACTTCGTGACACAGCCGCTAGTGCCGAAGCTGAGATCCAAACGCTCAGAGAAACTCTTTACAAACTGGAGTCTGAAAAGGAATCCAGCCTTCTTCGGTATGAAAAATGCCTGCAAAAGATCGCTGATTTGGAAGATGGACTCTCTGTAGCCCATAAGGAAGCTGGAGGAATGAATGAGCGAGCAAGCAAAGCTGAAGCTGAAATTCTCGCTTTGAAGCAAAGCCTTGCTAAAGCCGAAACTGAAAAGGAAGCTGCTCTTGTTCAATACAGGCAATGCTTGGATACGATATCTAACCTAGAAGAGAGACCGAGGAAGGCTGAGGAAGGTACAAGGATTATCAATGAGAGGGCTGAAAAGGCTGGGGTAGAAGTTGAAAACTTGAAGGAAACAATCTTGAATTTGATCAAGGACAAGGAAGCTTCTGAACTTCAGTTCCAACAGTGCCTGAATATAATTGCGGATCTAAAAGTCAAACTACACCATGCtcaagaagaaacacaaagtCTTAGCCATGAAATAGAGGATGGAGTCGCTAAGTTAAAGTTTTCTGAGGAGAAATGTCTTGTGCTTGAGAGATCAAATCAGAATCTTCACTCTGAGCTGGATGGTCTCTTGGAGAAACTGGTGAATCAAAGTCTGAAGTTCACCGAGAAGCAAACAGAGCTGGTCAAACTGTGGAGTTGTGTACAAGAAGAGCATTTGCGTTTCCAAGAAGTTGAGACGGCGTTTCAAACCCTACAGCAGTTGCACTCTCAGTCTCAGGAGGAGCTAAATAATTTGGCTGTGGAACTTCAAACCAGTTCTCAGATCATGAAAGACATGGAGATCCGAAACAGTGAGTTGCATGAGGAAATTGAGCAAGCAAAGGTCGAGAACAAAGGTCTCAATGAGCTCAATCTCTCTTCGTTTGCATCAATTAAAAGCTTACAAGAGGATGTCTCAAGCCTAAAGGAAATAATACGCAAACTTGAAGCAGATGTTGAGCTAAGAGTTGACCAGAGAAATGCTTTACAGCAAGAAATCTATTATCTTAAAGAGGAATTAAGTCAGGTAGGGAAGAAAAACCAGTCCATGGTAGAACAGGTGGAGTTAGTTGGGTCATCAGTCAAAGAGTTGCAGGAGGAGACCTCAACCTTAAAAGAATGCAATGAGAGAGTGAAAAGCGAAAAGATGACTCTTTCAGAGAAATTGGCAAGTATGGATAAGCTTGTTCAGAAAAACCATATGCTAGAAAAATCTATATCAGATTTGAATTTTGAGTTGAAATCAATCAGAAGGAAGCTGAAGACGTTGGAGGAAGCTTGTCAGTCACTCTCAGAAGAGAAATCATGCCTTGTATCTGAGAACCAACAAACTGCCATTGAGAACATTATCCTTATTGAATGGCTTCAGCAGCTTAAGTTAGAAGCAGTTGGTattgaaacagagaagaagaaccttGAGGGTAAGGCAAACAAGATTGGTGATAAGTTAATAGATGCAGAAACTGAGAATATGCAGCTGAAGAGAAACCTGCTTTTTATCAGATCAGACAAAGATCACTTAGAAGATGAAATTGCTAATGTGAAGGATCAGTTAcatgagaaggagaaggaacTTGAAGAAATCAAAGGGGAGAAAGAAAAGCTGAATCAAGAGGTTTTCAAAGAGAGGAGAAAGGCTGAATATTGGGAGTCTCAAGCTGCTACATTCTTTTGCGATAAGGAGATCGCAGCTGTACATGAAACATTGATCGAAGCGACGACACGTGAGCTAGCTGAAGCCTGCAAGAATCTTGAAAGCAAAAGCGCATCGAAAGATGCGGTTATTGAAATGCTTAAAAGAAGCCAAGCTATTGTCTTGTTGAATAAAAGCATTAAATCTTTGGAGGATTATGTTTTCGTGCGCCGtgaatctgaggatgaaatTTCAAAG GGTACTGATTCAGTGGATGAACTCCCCAAGCTGGAAGATATGTGTTTGAGAATCAAAGCAGTTGCAGAGGCAAtaatggagaaggagaagcttctgaTTCTTGAGAACACGAATGCCTACTCTATGCTTGAGGCAtcgttgaaacaa atcaaagaattaaaaacaGGCGTCGCCGGGAGAAGCATGAGGAAGCAAGAAGGAGGAAATGGCAAAATGCGGAAGCAGAGTCACGAAATCGAGATGGAAATGAAAGATATTGTGCTTGATCAAACGTCTGATGGATCTTCGTACGAGATTGTTAGTAAGAAAGGCACTTTGGAATTAGATCATTACGGTTTTGTTGAGCTAAAGCCAGTGAAGACTCACAAGAACGAAACTGCGGCTAGAACTGCAAAAGGTAAATCCTTGTCTGAAGAGTCACTGGTTGTCGATAAAGTAGAGATTTTCGACGGGTTCATGGATCCGAACAGAGAAGTAAACAAGAGGAAAGTTGTAGAAAGACTTGATTCGGATTTACAGAACCTGGAGAATCTTCAAATCACTGTAGAAGTTTTGAAAAGCAAAGTCGATGCAGTGGAGAAGGAAAAGATGAAAGTTGGAGAAAACGAGTATGAAACGATCAAAGGACAGCTCGAAGAAGCAGACGAAGCAATAGAGAAGCTGTTTAACGTCAATCGAAAGCTGACCACAAAAGCCGAATCAGAGAAGGATATTGATAGAAGACAGAGAATATCCGAACAAGCAAGAAGAGGATCAGAGAAGATTGTGAGGTTACAGCAGGAGATACAGAGGATTCAGTTTATGTTGATGAAGCTTGAAGGCGAGAGAGAGCATCGAGCTAGGACGAAGGTTTCTGATACCAAATCCAAAGTTCTTCTTCGTGACTATATCTATGGTGGATCTAGAAGCGTAACCATGAAGAAAAGGACGAAGAAGCGGTCTGCGTTTTGTGGTTGTGTTCAGCAGCCACAGTCTCCTTGA
- the LOC104707819 gene encoding protein NETWORKED 1C-like isoform X3 — MEIAAKSNSKPMYSWWWDSHYTPKNSKWLLENLAGMDNNVKQMIKVLEEDADSFARRAEMYYRKRPELMKLVEEFYRAYRALAERYNHATGVIHKAHQTISEAFPSQVPLIFGDESSHGGALTNDVDPQTPEMLPPFRARVGPDGLLKDIKRNIDFSEEAPFVSSGRARKGLNFNNLKASQSERASKADAELVALRDSLSKMQAEKEASLALFEKNLERLSNLESEVSRAQEDSRGLRDTAASAEAEIQTLRETLYKLESEKESSLLRYEKCLQKIADLEDGLSVAHKEAGGMNERASKAEAEILALKQSLAKAETEKEAALVQYRQCLDTISNLEERPRKAEEGTRIINERAEKAGVEVENLKETILNLIKDKEASELQFQQCLNIIADLKVKLHHAQEETQSLSHEIEDGVAKLKFSEEKCLVLERSNQNLHSELDGLLEKLVNQSLKFTEKQTELVKLWSCVQEEHLRFQEVETAFQTLQQLHSQSQEELNNLAVELQTSSQIMKDMEIRNSELHEEIEQAKVENKGLNELNLSSFASIKSLQEDVSSLKEIIRKLEADVELRVDQRNALQQEIYYLKEELSQVGKKNQSMVEQVELVGSSVKELQEETSTLKECNERVKSEKMTLSEKLASMDKLVQKNHMLEKSISDLNFELKSIRRKLKTLEEACQSLSEEKSCLVSENQQTAIENIILIEWLQQLKLEAVGIETEKKNLEGKANKIGDKLIDAETENMQLKRNLLFIRSDKDHLEDEIANVKDQLHEKEKELEEIKGEKEKLNQEVFKERRKAEYWESQAATFFCDKEIAAVHETLIEATTRELAEACKNLESKSASKDAVIEMLKRSQAIVLLNKSIKSLEDYVFVRRESEDEISKGTDSVDELPKLEDMCLRIKAVAEAIMEKEKLLILENTNAYSMLEASLKQIKELKTGVAGRSMRKQEGGNGKMRKQSHEIEMEMKDIVLDQTSDGSSYEIVSKKGTLELDHYGFVELKPVKTHKNETAARTAKGKSLSEESLVVDKVEIFDGFMDPNREVNKRKVVERLDSDLQNLENLQITVEVLKSKVDAVEKEKMKVGENEYETIKGQLEEADEAIEKLFNVNRKLTTKAESEKDIDRRQRISEQARRGSEKIVRLQQEIQRIQFMLMKLEGEREHRARTKVSDTKSKVLLRDYIYGGSRSVTMKKRTKKRSAFCGCVQQPQSP; from the exons atggagatTGCGGCAAAGAGTAATTCGAAACCTATGTATTCATGGTGGTGGGATAGTCACTATACCCCTAAGAATTCTAAATGGCTTCTGGAGAATCTTGCTG GTATGGATAACAATGTGAAACAAATGATCAAGGTTCTTGAAGAAGATGCAGATTCTTTTGCTAGACGAGCAGAGATGTATTACCGTAAACGTCCTGAGCTTATGAAATTGGTTGAAGAGTTCTACCGTGCATATCGTGCATTAGCTGAAAGGTATAATCATGCAACTGGGGTTATACACAAGGCTCATCAGACTATATCAGAAGCGTTCCCTAGCCAAGTTCCTTTGATATTTGGCGATGAGTCGTCACATGGTGGTGCTTTGACAAATGATGTTGATCCACAGACACCGGAGATGCTTCCTCCTTTCCGAGCTCGGGTTGGCCCGGATGGGTTGCTAAAAGATATAAAGAGGAATATAGATTTTAGTGAAGAAGCTCCGTTTGTGAGTAGTGGGAGAGCAAGAAAGGGACTGAATTTTAATAATCTCAAGGCTTCACAATCTGAACGAGCTAGCAAAGCTGATGCTGAACTTGTTGCTTTAAGAGACTCCCTTTCTAAAATGCAGGCGGAAAAAGAAGCTAGCTTAGCACTgtttgagaagaatttggaGAGACTGTCCAATCTAGAATCTGAAGTATCTCGTGCACAAGAAGACTCAAGGGGACTTCGTGACACAGCCGCTAGTGCCGAAGCTGAGATCCAAACGCTCAGAGAAACTCTTTACAAACTGGAGTCTGAAAAGGAATCCAGCCTTCTTCGGTATGAAAAATGCCTGCAAAAGATCGCTGATTTGGAAGATGGACTCTCTGTAGCCCATAAGGAAGCTGGAGGAATGAATGAGCGAGCAAGCAAAGCTGAAGCTGAAATTCTCGCTTTGAAGCAAAGCCTTGCTAAAGCCGAAACTGAAAAGGAAGCTGCTCTTGTTCAATACAGGCAATGCTTGGATACGATATCTAACCTAGAAGAGAGACCGAGGAAGGCTGAGGAAGGTACAAGGATTATCAATGAGAGGGCTGAAAAGGCTGGGGTAGAAGTTGAAAACTTGAAGGAAACAATCTTGAATTTGATCAAGGACAAGGAAGCTTCTGAACTTCAGTTCCAACAGTGCCTGAATATAATTGCGGATCTAAAAGTCAAACTACACCATGCtcaagaagaaacacaaagtCTTAGCCATGAAATAGAGGATGGAGTCGCTAAGTTAAAGTTTTCTGAGGAGAAATGTCTTGTGCTTGAGAGATCAAATCAGAATCTTCACTCTGAGCTGGATGGTCTCTTGGAGAAACTGGTGAATCAAAGTCTGAAGTTCACCGAGAAGCAAACAGAGCTGGTCAAACTGTGGAGTTGTGTACAAGAAGAGCATTTGCGTTTCCAAGAAGTTGAGACGGCGTTTCAAACCCTACAGCAGTTGCACTCTCAGTCTCAGGAGGAGCTAAATAATTTGGCTGTGGAACTTCAAACCAGTTCTCAGATCATGAAAGACATGGAGATCCGAAACAGTGAGTTGCATGAGGAAATTGAGCAAGCAAAGGTCGAGAACAAAGGTCTCAATGAGCTCAATCTCTCTTCGTTTGCATCAATTAAAAGCTTACAAGAGGATGTCTCAAGCCTAAAGGAAATAATACGCAAACTTGAAGCAGATGTTGAGCTAAGAGTTGACCAGAGAAATGCTTTACAGCAAGAAATCTATTATCTTAAAGAGGAATTAAGTCAGGTAGGGAAGAAAAACCAGTCCATGGTAGAACAGGTGGAGTTAGTTGGGTCATCAGTCAAAGAGTTGCAGGAGGAGACCTCAACCTTAAAAGAATGCAATGAGAGAGTGAAAAGCGAAAAGATGACTCTTTCAGAGAAATTGGCAAGTATGGATAAGCTTGTTCAGAAAAACCATATGCTAGAAAAATCTATATCAGATTTGAATTTTGAGTTGAAATCAATCAGAAGGAAGCTGAAGACGTTGGAGGAAGCTTGTCAGTCACTCTCAGAAGAGAAATCATGCCTTGTATCTGAGAACCAACAAACTGCCATTGAGAACATTATCCTTATTGAATGGCTTCAGCAGCTTAAGTTAGAAGCAGTTGGTattgaaacagagaagaagaaccttGAGGGTAAGGCAAACAAGATTGGTGATAAGTTAATAGATGCAGAAACTGAGAATATGCAGCTGAAGAGAAACCTGCTTTTTATCAGATCAGACAAAGATCACTTAGAAGATGAAATTGCTAATGTGAAGGATCAGTTAcatgagaaggagaaggaacTTGAAGAAATCAAAGGGGAGAAAGAAAAGCTGAATCAAGAGGTTTTCAAAGAGAGGAGAAAGGCTGAATATTGGGAGTCTCAAGCTGCTACATTCTTTTGCGATAAGGAGATCGCAGCTGTACATGAAACATTGATCGAAGCGACGACACGTGAGCTAGCTGAAGCCTGCAAGAATCTTGAAAGCAAAAGCGCATCGAAAGATGCGGTTATTGAAATGCTTAAAAGAAGCCAAGCTATTGTCTTGTTGAATAAAAGCATTAAATCTTTGGAGGATTATGTTTTCGTGCGCCGtgaatctgaggatgaaatTTCAAAG GGTACTGATTCAGTGGATGAACTCCCCAAGCTGGAAGATATGTGTTTGAGAATCAAAGCAGTTGCAGAGGCAAtaatggagaaggagaagcttctgaTTCTTGAGAACACGAATGCCTACTCTATGCTTGAGGCAtcgttgaaacaaatcaaagaattaaaaacaGGCGTCGCCGGGAGAAGCATGAGGAAGCAAGAAGGAGGAAATGGCAAAATGCGGAAGCAGAGTCACGAAATCGAGATGGAAATGAAAGATATTGTGCTTGATCAAACGTCTGATGGATCTTCGTACGAGATTGTTAGTAAGAAAGGCACTTTGGAATTAGATCATTACGGTTTTGTTGAGCTAAAGCCAGTGAAGACTCACAAGAACGAAACTGCGGCTAGAACTGCAAAAG GTAAATCCTTGTCTGAAGAGTCACTGGTTGTCGATAAAGTAGAGATTTTCGACGGGTTCATGGATCCGAACAGAGAAGTAAACAAGAGGAAAGTTGTAGAAAGACTTGATTCGGATTTACAGAACCTGGAGAATCTTCAAATCACTGTAGAAGTTTTGAAAAGCAAAGTCGATGCAGTGGAGAAGGAAAAGATGAAAGTTGGAGAAAACGAGTATGAAACGATCAAAGGACAGCTCGAAGAAGCAGACGAAGCAATAGAGAAGCTGTTTAACGTCAATCGAAAGCTGACCACAAAAGCCGAATCAGAGAAGGATATTGATAGAAGACAGAGAATATCCGAACAAGCAAGAAGAGGATCAGAGAAGATTGTGAGGTTACAGCAGGAGATACAGAGGATTCAGTTTATGTTGATGAAGCTTGAAGGCGAGAGAGAGCATCGAGCTAGGACGAAGGTTTCTGATACCAAATCCAAAGTTCTTCTTCGTGACTATATCTATGGTGGATCTAGAAGCGTAACCATGAAGAAAAGGACGAAGAAGCGGTCTGCGTTTTGTGGTTGTGTTCAGCAGCCACAGTCTCCTTGA